Proteins co-encoded in one Hyla sarda isolate aHylSar1 chromosome 4, aHylSar1.hap1, whole genome shotgun sequence genomic window:
- the LOC130366656 gene encoding olfactory receptor 1019-like encodes MNDMNKTHVTTFEFSGLTHDRNLSVFLLVFFLLIYMITVFGNVGLFVTVYKTPVLHTPMYYFLSYLSVVDLFYSSTVTPKMIADLTSARRVITFNGCAIQFFFFATFAAIDVLLLSNMSYDRYVAICHPLRYVSIMSKKKCLYLGLFAFFFGILPSSVQTCCIFRLRYCGPNLIEHFYCDIPSVLKLSCSKTYTCEMITLLFVGSYSVGSLATILVSYIYILVAILKINSTMGRQKAFSTCSSHVICASIFYVSVFLTYLRPPSENFDQQDKVASVFYSIMTPMLNPLIYSLRNKEVKAAILNVLAEALRSLRDLKICQLDLKC; translated from the coding sequence ATGAACGATATGAACAAGACCCATGTGACCACATTTGAGTTTTCTGGACTGACCCATGACCGGAATCTGTCTGTCTTCCTCCTGGTCTTCTTCCTCCTGATTTACATGATAACCGTGTTTGGTAATGTTGGGTTGTTTGTCACTGTCTATAAGACCCCCGTCCTCCACACCCCCATGTACTACTTCCTCAGTTACCTCTCCGTGGTTGACCTCTTCTATTCCTCCACGGTTACACCTAAGATGATTGCTGACCTCACCTCTGCCCGCAGGGTCATCACATTTAATGGTTGTGCCATCCAGTTCTTCTTTTTTGCCACCTTTGCAGCTATAGATGTTCTTCTCCTCTCAAATATGTCTTATGACCGCTATGTGGCCATCTGCCACCCTCTACGTTATGTGTCCATCATGTCCAAGAAGAAGTGTCTGTATCTGGgtctttttgccttttttttcggCATTTTGCCATCTTCGGTACAGACTTGTTGTATATTTCGTCTTCGATATTGTGGCCCAAACCTCATTGAGCACTTTTACTGCGACATTCCATCTGTGCTCAAGCTGTCCTGCTCTAAGACATATACCTGTGAGATGATCACTCTTCTGTTCGTAGGATCTTATAGTGTCGGTTCCTTGGCCACCATATTGGtctcatacatttacatcctggtgGCCATTCTAAAGATAAACTCTACGATGGGCCGACAGAAAGCCTTCAGCACCTGCTCCTCACACGTCATCTGTGCCTCCATCTTCTACGTGTCCGTGTTCCTCACCTACTTACGACCTCCTTCAGAGAACTTTGATCAACAAGACAAGGTGGCCTCCGTCTTCTactctatcatgacccccatgtTAAATCCTCTTATCTACAGTCTGAGAAATAAAGAGGTaaaggcggccattttgaatgttCTCGCCGAGGCGTTGCGCAGCCTTAGAGATCTGAAGATATGTCAATTGGATCTTAAGTGTTGA